A section of the Castanea sativa cultivar Marrone di Chiusa Pesio chromosome 12, ASM4071231v1 genome encodes:
- the LOC142619032 gene encoding germin-like protein subfamily 1 member 14: MRKAYIVTVALFALAFSLASASDPDPLQDFCVALKDYSDYSKSAVFVNGKFCKDPKLVKAEDFFFEGLDIAGNTDNKVGSNVTTVNVDTLPGLNTLGISLARIDFAPYGENPPHTHPRGTEILVVLEGTLFVGFVTSNPDNRLFTKTLNKGDVFVFPIGLIHFQFNVGKTNAIAISGLSSQNAGVITIADAVFGSNPPINPNVLTKAFQLDKNVVEELQKEFGGDN; the protein is encoded by the exons ATGAGGAAAGCTTACATTGTAACTGTTGCCCTCTTCGCATTGGCATTCTCTCTTGCCTCTGCCTCTGACCCTGATCCCCTGCAGGACTTCTGTGTTGCACTTAAGGACTACTCGGACTACTCCAAATCAGCGG TATTTGTTAATGGAAAGTTCTGCAAGGATCCAAAGCTTGTCAAAGCTGAAGATTTCTTCTTCGAGGGATTGGACATTGCTGGGAACACAGATAATAAAGTTGGGTCAAACGTCACTACCGTGAATGTAGACACATTACCAGGCCTCAATACTCTTGGCATATCCCTGGCTCGAATTGACTTTGCACCATATGGAGAAAATCCTCCCCATACTCACCCTCGCGGCACTGAAATTCTAGTAGTCTTGGAGGGTACTCTCTTCGTTGGTTTTGTAACATCCAACCCAGATAATCGTCTCTTCACCAAAACTCTAAATAAGGGGGATGTGTTTGTCTTTCCAATTGGTCTCATTCACTTCCAATTCAATGTGGGAAAAACTAATGCAATTGCCATTTCTGGTTTAAGCAGCCAAAATGCAGGCGTAATCACAATAGCAGATGCTGTCTTTGGATCCAATCCTCCTATTAATCCTAATGTTCTCACCAAGGCCTTCCAACTCGACAAAAATGTGGTTGAAGAGCTTCAAAAAGAATTTGGAGGtgataattag
- the LOC142619003 gene encoding germin-like protein subfamily 1 member 14 has protein sequence MRKAYIVTVALFALAFSLASASDPDPLQDFCVALKDYSDSKSAVFVNGKFCKDPKLVKAEDFFFEGLNIAGNTDNKVGSNVTTVNVDTLPGLNTLGISLARIDFAPYGENPPHTHPRGTEILVVVEGTLFVGFVTSNPENRLFTKTLNKGDVFVFPIGLIHFQLNVGKTNAIAISGLSSQNAGVITIADAVFGSDPPINPNVLTKAFQLDKNVVEELQKEFGGDNY, from the exons ATGAGGAAAGCTTACATTGTAACTGTTGCCCTCTTCGCTTTGGCATTCTCTCTTGCCTCTGCCTCTGATCCCGATCCCCTGCAGGACTTTTGTGTTGCACTTAAGGACTACTCCGACTCCAAATCAGCCG TATTCGTTAATGGAAAGTTCTGCAAGGATCCAAAGCTTGTCAAAGCTGAAGATTTCTTCTTCGAGGGATTGAACATTGCTGGGAACACAGATAATAAAGTTGGGTCAAATGTCACTACCGTGAATGTAGACACATTACCAGGCCTCAATACTCTTGGCATATCCCTGGCTCGAATCGACTTTGCACCATATGGAGAAAATCCACCCCATACTCACCCTCGTGGCACCGAAATTCTAGTAGTTGTGGAGGGTACTCTCTTCGTTGGTTTTGTAACATCCAACCCAGAGAATCGCCTCTTCACCAAAACTCTAAATAAGGGGGATGTGTTTGTCTTTCCAATTGGTCTCATTCACTTCCAATTAAACGTGGGAAAAACTAATGCAATTGCCATTTCTGGTTTAAGCAGCCAAAATGCAGGCGTAATCACAATAGCAGATGCTGTCTTTGGATCCGATCCTCCAATTAATCCTAATGTTCTCACCAAGGCCTTCCAACTCGACAAAAATGTGGTTGAAGAGCTTCAGAAAGAATTTGGAGGTGacaattattag